In Phycodurus eques isolate BA_2022a chromosome 23, UOR_Pequ_1.1, whole genome shotgun sequence, a genomic segment contains:
- the chd3 gene encoding chromodomain-helicase-DNA-binding protein 3 isoform X2 → MTAFQDIFRDAFKRNREDEADASDREFPCKKKGRPKKKKDKEGEPVREKKCKKIGSHVERDSARERDFDDRSDSEKKKKRKKRKERKEKKTKRKKKDDEDRDSSQEETTRPAEQKTSAQLAEEWGLEDVDRTFTEEDYRQLTNYKAFSQFMRPMIAKKNPKIPMSKMMTILGAKWREFSFNNPFKGNAAAVAAAAAAAALAVAEQVSAATASPVPPPPPPPVRKAKTKEGKGPGYKKRSKSPRVPDKKKALAAAKAKKMAAVRLKPSHVCAKRKKSCSSDDVDEDDSEREDSSVRGSSVRSDNSGRVKKNKRGRPAKKKKKIPGDEEGDGYETDHQDYCEVCQQGGEIILCDTCPRAYHLVCLEPELEKAPEGKWSCPHCEKEGIQWEAKDEDFEDFEEEAEERTISEVGAGVEEDDDHMEFCRVCKDGGELLCCDTCTSSYHIHCLNPPLPEIPNGEWLCPRCTCPPIKGRVQKILHWRWGEPPPAAPVPAPDAAPDRPPPPAKGRAQREFFVKLAGQSYWHCTWITELQLEIFHSVMYRNYQRKTDMDEPPALDYGSGGEDESSVGKSEKRRAMEDEYYKYGIKPEWMMIHRIINHSVDKRGMCHYLVKWRDLTYDQCTWERDHMDIPDFAIYKANYRRHRDAVTEEDPDKPRGMRSKSREGEDECSPASPVTDPTIKYEEQPDFVTSTGGTLHLYQMEGLNWLRFSWAQGTDTILADEMGLGKTIQTIVFLYSLFKEGHTKGPFLVSAPLSTIINWEREFEMWAPDFYVVTYTGDKDSRAIIRENEFSFDDSPVKAGKKAFKMRRETPIKFHVLLTSYELVTIDQTALKSIDWACLVVDEAHRLKNNQSKFFRRLNDYKIDHKLLLTGTPLQNNLEELFHLLNFLTPNRFNNLDGFLEEFADISKEDQIKKLHDLLGPHMLRRLKADVFKNMPTKTELIVRVELSPMQKKYYKLILTKNFEALNSKGGGNQVSLLNIMMDLKKCCNHPYLFPVASMEAQKTPNGAYEGSALTKASGKLTLLQKMLRKLKEQGHRVLVFSQMTKMLDLLEDFLDYEGYKYERIDGGITGALRQEAIDRFNAPGACQFCFLLSTRAGGLGINLATADTVVIFDSDWNPHNDIQAFSRAHRIGQANKVMIYRFVTRASVEERITQVAKRKMMLTHLVVRPGLGSKAGSMSKQELDDILKFGTEELFKNGAEGMKNPSGDKAEDEGNVIHYDGAAIERLLDRSQDATDDSDVQNMNEYLSSFKVARYMVREEDKIDEIEREIIKQEENVDPDYWEKLLRHHYEQQQQDLASKLGKGKRNRKPVNYNDAAQEDQEWHADISDNQSEYSVGSEEEDEDFDDRPEGRRQSRRQLRNEKDKPLPPLLARVGGNLEVLGFNTRQRKAFLNAVMRWGMPSRDAFASQWLVRDLRGKTEKEFKAYVSLFMRHLCEPVADGAETFADGVPREGLCRQPVLTRIGVMSLVKKKIQEFEHINGRWSLPELKPDVSLDKSSSRASSPAAKTATPTPDASYNNTPCHSKPATPAPADKPEKNGKEGEKEDKEDDEAQSENDKEERKELGTPRSAPPPSPKTEGKDDGDQSREEEDDGPSNALPQERNSPDESKVPTRRDGRVQEGKTDGANVDRDRRKDTDEPEAADAEETAEPDEEEAKGDKDAGKEIGEAKAEPAEGNGKPPAERPRFMFNIADGGFTELHTLWQNEERAAISSGKMSEIWHRRHDFWLLAGIVIHGYARWQDIQNDPPFAIVNEPFKSQANKGNFLEMKNKFLARRFKLLEQALVIEEQLRRAAYLNMTQDPSHPAMALNARFAEVECLAESHQHLSKESLAGNKPANAVLHKVLNQLEELLSDMKADVTRLPAALSRVPPIAARLQMSERSILSRLASKGTETHAPPPIPPGLYATPQNYGTPFAPANYSQMPPGSFISEATGGAAWGAGGGPAAVGVCQKTKEHDVVQRQRVVDLWKDGKSEGAIGLELRMPKSTVHSIIVKYRLSNTVENLPRNGRPKKP, encoded by the exons ATGACAGCATTCCAGGACATTTTTCGTGATGCGTTCAAACGCAATCGGG AAGACGAGGCGGACGCGTCCGACAGGGAGTTCCCGTGTAAAAAGAAAGGAcggccaaagaaaaagaaggacaaAGAGGGGGAACCCGTAAGGGAGAAAAAGTGCAAGAAGATT GGCAGCCACGTAGAGCGGGACTCGGCGCGGGAAAGGGACTTCGACGACCGTTCGGACagcgagaagaagaagaagaggaagaagcgcaaagaaaggaaggagaagaaaaccaagaggaagaaaaaagatgACGAGGACCGAGACAGCAGTCAGGAGGAGACCACGagg CCTGCCGAGCAGAAGACTTCGGCCCAGCTGGCCGAGGAGTGGGGCCTGGAGGATGTTGACCGTACCTTCACCGAGGAGGACTACAGGCAGCTGACCAACTACAAGGCCTTCAGTCAGTTCATGAG GCCCATGATCGCCAAGAAGAACCCCAAGATCCCCATGTCCAAGATGATGACCATCCTGGGGGCCAAGTGGAGGGAGTTCAGTTTCAACAACCCCTTCAAAGGCAACGCCGCCGCGGTGGctgcggccgccgccgccgccgccctcgCTGTCGCCGAGCAGGTCTCCGCGGCGACCGCCTCGCctgtgccgccgccgccgcctccgcccGTCCGAAAGGCGAAGACGAAAGAAGGCAAAG GTCCGGGTTACAAGAAGCGCAGTAAAAGCCCTCGAGTCCCCGACAAGAAAAAGGCTTTGGCCGCGGCCAAGGCCAAAAAGATGGCGGCCGTTCGGCTCAAACCTTCTCACGTGTGCGCCAAGCGGAAGAAGAGCTGCTCT AGCGACGACGTGGACGAGGACGATTCGGAGCGGGAGGACTCCAGCGTCCGCGGGTCCTCGGTTCGCTCCGACAATTCCGGCCGCGTGAAGAAGAACAAGCGCGGGCGGCcggccaagaagaagaagaaaa TCCCCGGCGACGAGGAGGGCGACGGCTACGAGACGGACCACCAGGACTACTGCGAGGTGTGCCAGCAGGGCGGCGAGATCATCCTCTGCGACACGTGCCCGCGAGCTTACCACCTGGTGTGCCTGGAGCCCGAGCTGGAAAAGGCGCCCGAGGGCAAGTGGAGCTGCCCTCACTGC GAAAAAGAAGGAATCCAGTGGGAGGCAAAAGACGAGGACTTTGAGGACTttgaggaggaggcggaggagaggACCATCTCGGAGGTCGGGGCGGGGgtggaggaggacgacgaccaCATGGAGTTCTGTCGGGTGTGCAAAGACGGAGGTGAACTGTTGTGCTGTGACACCTGCACATCCTCCTACCACATCCACTGTCTCAACCCTCCGCTGCCAGAGATCCCCAATGGAGAGTGGTTGTGTCCGCGATGCACG TGCCCGCCCATCAAAGGACGCGTGCAAAAGATTCTTCACTGGCGGTGGGGGGAGCCCCCGCCTGCGGCCCCCGTCCCGGCGCCGGACGCGGCGCCCGACCGCCCGCCGCCCCCCGCGAAGGGCCGAGCCCAGCGGGAGTTCTTCGTCAAGCTGGCTGGACAATCCTACTGGCACTGCACGTGGATCACAGAGCTCCAG TTGGAGATCTTCCACTCGGTGATGTACAGAAACTACCAGAGGAAGACGGACATGGACGAGCCGCCCGCTTTGGACTACGGCTCCGGCGGCGAGGACGAGAGCTCGGTGGGAAAAAGCGAGAAGAGGCGCGCCATGGAAGACGAGTACTACAAATACGGCATCAAGCCCGAGTGGATGATGATCCATCGCATCATCAACCACAG TGTGGATAAAAGAGGGATGTGCCACTACCTGGTGAAGTGGCGAGACCTGACCTACGACCAGTGCACCTGGGAACGAGACCACATGGACATCCCCGACTTTGCCATCTACAAggccaactaccggagacacag GGACGCCGTCACCGAGGAAGACCCCGACAAACCCCGCGGGATGAGGAGCAAGAGTCGGGAGGGCGAAGACGAGTGTTCTCCCGCCTCGCCCGTCACCGAC CCGACCATAAAATACGAGGAGCAGCCCGACTTTGTGACGTCGACGGGCGGCACGCTGCACCTGTACCAGATGGAGGGTCTCAACTGGCTTCGCTTTTCGTGGGCTCAGGGCACCGACACCATCCTGGCGGACGAGATGGGTCTGGGCAAGACCATCCAGACCATTGTCTTCCTCTATTCGCTCTTTAAAGAG GGTCACACCAAGGGCCCCTTCCTGGTCAGCGCCCCGCTGTCCACCATCATCAACTGGGAGCGGGAGTTCGAGATGTGGGCGCCCGACTTCTACGTGGTCACCTACACCGGCGACAAGGACAGCCGAGCCATCATCCGGGAGAACGAGTTCTCCTTCGACGACTCGCCCGTCAAGGCGGGCAAGAAGGCCTTCAAGATGAGG AGAGAGACGCCGATAAAATTCCACGTGCTGCTGACCTCCTACGAGCTGGTGACCATCGACCAGACGGCGCTGAAGTCCATCGACTGGGCCTGCCTGGTGGTGGACGAGGCTCACCGCCTGAAAAATAACCAGTCCAAG TTTTTCAGGCGCTTGAACGACTACAAGATTGACCACAAGCTGCTGCTGACGGGGACGCCGCTGCAAAACAACCTGGAGGAACTCTTCCACCTGCTCAATTTCCTCACGCCCAACCGCTTCAA CAACCTGGACGGCTTCCTGGAGGAGTTTGCCGACATCTCCAAGGAGGATCAGATCAAGAAACTGCACGACTTGCTGGGGCCTCACATGCTGCGCCGGCTGAAGGCCGACGTCTTCAAGAACATGCCCACCAAGACCGAGCTCATCGTGCGGGTGGAGCTGAGCCCCATGCAGAA AAAATACTACAAGCTGATTCTGACCAAGAACTTTGAGGCGCTGAACTCCAAAGGCGGCGGGAACCAGGTGTCCCTGCTCAACATCATGATGGATCTGAAGAAGTGCTGCAACCATCCCTACCTCTTCCCCGTCGCTTCCATG GAGGCCCAGAAAACGCCCAACGGTGCGTACGAGGGGTCCGCCCTCACCAAGGCTTCCGGGAAACTGACGCTGCTGCAGAAGATGCTGAGGAAACTAAAGGAGCAGGGACACCGAGTGCTGGTTTTCTCACAG ATGACCAAAATGCTGGACTTGCTGGAAGACTTCCTGGATTACGAAGGTTACAAGTATGAGAGGATCGACGGCGGGATCACCGGCGCGCTGCGGCAGGAGGCCATCGACCGCTTCAACG CTCCTGGCGCTTGTCAGTTTTGTTTCCTGCTGTCCACCCGCGCCGGAGGCTTGGGCATCAACTTGGCCACGGCGGACACGGTCGTCATCTTCGACTCGGACTGGAACCCTCACAACGACATTCAG GCCTTCAGTCGGGCTCACCGCATCGGGCAGGCCAACAAGGTGATGATCTACCGGTTTGTGACGCGAGCCAGCGTGGAGGAGCGCATCACGCAGGTGGCCAAGAGGAAGATGATGCTGACCCACCTGGTGGTCCGGCCCGGCCTGGGCTCCAAAGCCGGCTCCATGAGCAAGCAGGAACTGGACGACATCCTCAAGTTTGGAACCGAGGAGCTGTTCAAAAATGGAGCAGAAG GTATGAAGAATCCCTCGGGGGATAAAGCGGAGGACGAGGGCAACGTGATCCACTACGACGGCGCGGCCATCGAGAGGCTGCTGGACCGAAGCCAGGACGCCACCGACGACTCGGACGTCCAGAACATGAACGAGTACCTCAGCTCCTTCAAAGTGGCCCGCTACATGGTCCGAGAGGAGGACAAG ATCGACGAGATCGAGCGAGAGATCATCAAGCAGGAGGAGAACGTGGATCCCGACTACTGGGAGAAGCTGTTGCGGCACCACtacgagcagcagcagcaggaccTGGCCAGCAAACTGGGCAAAGGCAAGAGGAATCGCAAGCCTGTCAACTACAACGACGCAGCGCAGGAAGACCAAG AGTGGCACGCCGACATTTCCGACAACCAGTCCGAGTACTCCGTGGGCTccgaggaggaagacgaggattTCGACGACCGTCCGGAAG GTCGGAGACAGTCCCGCCGCCAGTTGAGGAACGAGAAAGACAAACCGCTGCCTCCTCTTCTGGCCAGAGTGGGCGGCAACCTTGAA GTTCTCGGCTTCAATACACGCCAGCGGAAGGCTTTCCTCAATGCGGTGATGCGCTGGGGGATGCCGTCTCGGGACGCCTTCGCCTCTCAGTGGCTGGTCAGAGACCTCAGGGGCAAGACTGAGAAGGAATTCAA AGCGTACGTGTCGCTCTTCATGCGTCACTTGTGCGAGCCGGTGGCCGACGGGGCGGAGACGTTCGCCGACGGCGTCCCCAGGGAGGGCCTGTGTCGCCAGCCGGTCCTCACGCGCATCGGCGTCATGTCGCTTGTCAAGAAGAAG ATTCAGGAGTTTGAGCACATCAACGGGCGCTGGAGTCTGCCGGAGCTCAAGCCCGACGTCAGCCTGGACAAATCCTCGTCCAGAGCGTCGTCCCCCGCCGCCAAGACGGCGACGCCCACGCCAGACGCCAGCTACAACAATACGCCGTGCCACTCCAAGCCAG CGACGCCCGCGCCGGCGGACAAGCCTGAAAAGAACGGGAAGGAGGGCGAGAAGGAGGACAAGGAGGATGACGAGGCCCAGTCGGAGAACGACAAAGAGGAGCGCAAAGAG CTCGGCACACCGCGAAGCGCGCCTCCTCCGAGTCCGAAAACGGAGGGCAAAGACGACGGCGACCAATCAcgtgaggaggaggacgacggaCCGAGCAACGCTTTGCCACAGGAGAGGAATTCGCCAGACGAGAGCAAAGTCCCGACCCGGCGGGATGGGCGGGTGCAAGAAGGGAAAACAG ATGGAGCAAACGTGGATCGGGATCGGCGGAAAGACACGGACGAGCCGGAAGCGGCAGACGCCGAGGAGACCGCCGAACCCGACGAAG AAGAGGCGAAAGGTGACAAGGACGCTGGGAAAGAAATCGGGGAGGCGAAGGCGGAGCCCGCCGAGGGGAACGGGAAGCCGCCTGCTGAGCGGCCTCGCTTCATGTTTAACATCGCTGACGGCGGCTTCACTG AGCTGCACACTCTTTGGCAGAACGAGGAGCGGGCCGCCATCTCCTCGGGAAAGATGAGCGAGATCTGGCACCGCCGCCACGATTTCTGGCTCCTGGCAGGAATCGTCAT TCACGGCTACGCTCGGTGGCAGGACATCCAGAACGATCCGCCGTTCGCCATCGTCAACGAGCCGTTTAAGTCGCAGGCCAACAAAGGCAACTTCCTGGAGATGAAGAACAAGTTCCTGGCGCGGCGCTTCAAG ctgcTGGAGCAGGCGCTGGTGATCGAGGAGCAGCTGCGGCGTGCGGCCTACCTGAACATGACGCAGGACCCCAGCCACCCGGCCATGGCGCTCAACGCGCGTTTCGCCGAAGTGGAGTGCCTAGCCGAGTCGCACCAGCACCTCAGCAAGGAGTCGCTGGCGGGCAACAAGCCAGCCAACGCCGTCCTGCATAAAG TGCTCAACCAGCTGGAGGAGCTGCTGAGCGACATGAAGGCCGACGTGACCCGGCTGCCGGCCGCGCTGTCCCGAGTGCCGCCCATCGCCGCGCGCCTGCAAATGTCCGAGAGGAGCATCCTGAGCCGGCTGGCCAGCAAGGGCACGGAGACGCACGCTCCCCCG CCTATCCCTCCCGGACTCTACGCCACCCCTCAGAACTACGGAACCCCCTTCGCTCCGGCCAACTACAGTCAGATGCCACCCGGATCCTTCATATCAG AAGCCACCGGCGGAGCCGCTTGGGGAGCCGGCGGGGGGCCGGCCGCTGTCGGCGTGTGCCAGAAGACCAAGGAGCACGATGTGGTGCAGCGGCAGCGGGTGGTGGATCTCTGGAAGGACGGCAAGTCGGAGGGGGCCATCGGCCTGGAGCTGCGGATGCCCAAGTCGACGGTGCACAGCATCATCGTCAAGTACCGGCTCAGCAACACGGTGGAGAACCTGCCGCGCAACGGTCGTCCCAAAAAACCCTGA